In the genome of Populus trichocarpa isolate Nisqually-1 chromosome 6, P.trichocarpa_v4.1, whole genome shotgun sequence, one region contains:
- the LOC18100356 gene encoding protein ELF4-LIKE 3: MEGDTFSGLGNGTQIDGKILQTFQKNFVQVQNILDQNRLLINEINQNHESKIPDNLSRNVGLIRELNNNIRRVVDLYADLSTSFTKSMDASSEGDSSGALKSDGKGGHKRNRPA; this comes from the coding sequence ATGGAGGGTGACACATTCTCAGGACTTGGCAATGGTACCCAGATAGATGGCAAGATCTTGCAGACATTTCAAAAGAACTTTGTTCAGGTCCAAAATATCTTGGATCAGAATAGGCTTCTCATTAATGAGATAAATCAGAACCATGAATCCAAGATCCCTGACAACCTGAGCAGAAATGTGGGTTTGATAAGGGAGCTCAACAACAATATCAGGAGGGTAGTTGACCTTTATGCTGATCTTTCTACCTCCTTCACCAAATCCATGGACGCCTCTTCTGAGGGGGATTCTAGTGGTGCCTTGAAATCTGATGGCAAAGGTGGCCACAAGAGAAATAGACCTGCATAG